The sequence gaactagttcataaatttcatgtgtaaatatgatgaagcgattcaggatttctatggtttcaccataacgagcctctgagggaaattgtaactacaatgtggcctgcgacaaaaattagtttgacacccctgacctagAGGAAGGATGACCGTGACGTCATCTCGGATGGGTCTCAACTCACCGGGTGTCGCCTTGCCTCGGATTTCTCTTACCACATCTCGCTCAATATGCGGGGCGCCTTCGAGCTTGAATGCACATCGACGTCCAGTCCGAGACACGGTGAGTGTCGCCTCACCTCAGTCGAGGAGTGTCTTGTGTTTCTCCTTAACTCCGCGTAACTGTACGACGAGAGGCATGATGACTCTCAACTCATCTAACTTAATGAGTGGAGTGACTTTCTCCTTGACTCCGCAGGACCGTCCCCCGATCGAGACAATGGATGTGAGCTCACCTCCGTTGAGTCCATTGGCTGTCACCGCAGCAAGGTCGGATGTGAGCTCACAAAAGTCGCCTAACGCCTCACATCCGTCGACTCCATCTGCTATTACTGTCATTTCATCTGAGTCGGATCCATTGGAACTATTCACCACTGAGTTCAATGGATCTCGACTCACGTCCGTCGACTCTGGCGGGTTTTGCCTCAATTCGCTCGAGTTTACTGACTCCCACCTCACCCCTGTAAAGTCCTGTGACTCTCACCTCATCTGAGTCAAGTCCAGTGGCTCTCCCCTCACCTATTTTGAGTCCAGCAGCTGTCACCTCACCTCAGGTGAGTCTAGTGGGTCTCACCTCACCTCATTTGAGTCCAGTGCCTTTCACCTCACCTGAGTCGAGTCCACCATCTGTCACCTCACCTGTCACCTTAGTCCACTAAACTATCACCTCACCTCAGGGGAGTCCAGTGACTCTCACCTCATCTTGTTCAAGTGCAGCAGCTGTCTCCTCACCTGAGTCAAGTCCACCATCTGTCACCTCACCTCAGGTAAGTCTAGTGGCTCTCACTTCACCTCATTCGAGTCCAGTGCCTCTCACCTCGCCTTAGTTGTGTCCACGAACCTGTTACCTCACCTCTGGTGAGTCCAGTGCCTTTAGCCGAGACGCTGCTCAACAGTCCGACTGGAAGCGACCGGTCAAGCCCTTGTAACCACCCAACAAAGTTAGTGTCCTCGGGATTAGCAACACACAATCCCTGCTGTCAAAATTCAAATCTTTTACTGAGACACTGGACTTCCTAAAGGCAGGCATGTGCTGGTCCATGCGATGCAGGTCTCCGACCTAGACCAGCATATGGATATCGGTTACGATGGTGACGGTGTTCTAATTCAAACGAAGAGGTTAGTGGGACTCTGTTACGGGATACACCGGCTGCATCTGATATACATCATGGAAGGCTGTTTAAAGAACCAGTACAACTTCCTGAAGAAGCACGTGCCACTCCACTGGTGCTCAAACGATGGACTTGTGGCACTGAAAAATTGCCCGGGACACATGCTGTCACACATGAACGACGGCTACGTCCTCACTGTGATGATCCTGCCGACGAACATCAAGTAGCCTGATGGCAATTTGTCGTTGGCGCACTTTTGCCGTACCGTTGCCTGGTGGGTGCTCAATGACGTGGTTGGGGAGTTCAAGGAGTTGGTGGGAAACCTGCCTAAGGAGGACTTAAGCCGGCCCGCCATCCAGAAGATGAAGACGTGCGACTGCAGGTCAAGGAACCTGGCCTTTGTCCTGACGCTCTTGGGCGAGGAAATGAAAAAGGCCAACACCAGGGCAGATGTCAAAGCCGTCACTTTTGTGTGTAAATTCGGCCAGCAGGACGTAGACCCTTTCGACCTGACTAAAATAGCCAACCAAGAGCTGGTGAGAAGCGCTTCGATCCACATGGCCAAGAAGAAGAATACACACCTCCTCTTCtggctttggtgcaggcagcgtgtggTGGAGATAAGGGGAGCTTTCTTCACCTGCCTGGGAATGCACGAGGCGGTGAATTTCCAGCCTAATCTGGAAGTAAGGTAGATGGACGTGCACCGGGATCTGCGTCAGGTGTTCTCCAAAAGGGGGAAAGAGCTCTTCTTAGGCCACCCACTCTCACCTGATGACATTAATCTCAGCATCAGCCTCGGAACCAGCTCGATTGCCTTCTACAGCCTGACGCGTGAAAGGGGGTTTCTCAGACCGGGGCCGTACAATTCGGCCAGTGTGAAGGACCCCCCGCCGCCACTGGAGAATTGGAGGCGAGATCACCCCCAGAAGACCCACAACCTGTGGACCTGGCCGCTTTGCCAAGTGCTTGAGGCTTAGCCGGCGGTAATCGGGAACGTGCTCATAAAGGTCCTGGTGGGGGACATATATAAGCGCAACCATCAACTCCTGTGGGACCACATGAAAGACTCCACACCGCCTGGACGGCTGACTGGAGCCACCACTCTAGAAGCGCTTTGGTGTGGAAGAGTGCTTATAGCAGGGCTTCCCAGCAGAGAACAGCAAGTTTTTCTCCAGGATGACATTAGGCACACACTCGAATACCTACCGTTTCACACCAGGAAGTACTGGGATGCGGTGGAAGTATCCTTTGTTAACCTTGAGAAGACATGCAGCCTTCTTCTGTCTACTTGGATAAGTATAAGAGCATTACATCGCCTCCCAGAACATTAAaggatttaaattaaaaagcgttaaaatgatgaaaaacctATACATTGATTAAAAGAAATACTAACTGGACACAAAAGTGCACCCACCTGAAAcccccattcatccatccattttctgagccgcttatcctcacaagggtcaccggagtgctggagcctatcccagctgtcaatgggcaggagacaggatACACCCAAGCAGACACAGGGataatatgcaaactccacacagggaggtcggggattgaacccgggtcctcctaactgtgaggccaacgctttacagctgcgccagcgtgtatgttgttgcttatataGGCTAGGCGGCTAATAACTAGTACTGGTTCGATGCGTGCAAATTTTCCCAGCTAATCAACGAGCCTCAACTCTGACAGGCACAggtttatcctgtcaggttgaccccacgggaggtgaaaggaggacaaatttgggtgcgttttctcagttttgtcgcacaacacgtcagcatcttggcttagctagaacgaatggtctgtaatgctaagcaccggcgacaTCAGGGGCGGgctcaaggatgtttcttccgggtttggttgtgaaagctggcacatacccagattttgcttggatttcaaaaactttctttcttttcatttttttttcaattaatatccAAAATATATGCCATCATaacattacttcacattggagtgtttattgtacatatgaatttgaaacaaagtcctcctttaactCTGTTGCAATGTTTCCTGTGTTGTTCTCGTTGTTTTGGACATATGACGATTATGTGTCAGCTTTTACAGATCTTTGACCAGCTGAGGATGCTGCGAAGCTGTTGACTCAAAGAGACAGTTGTAAGTTTAGACATCCACAGCCACATAAAACTtatcttcttttcttcactccGTGTCCATGTTAATTCCTGTCTTGTTGACACCCTTGCTATAGTAACTACCAAACTTCCCGTTTGATTCCTGGTTTATGATGTCACTCATTGTCCAACTGAGGTATTTTGCCTGGCCATCGCCAAAAACACTTAACTTCCTTGCTAAgaagatgacattttcaaacactGATGAATAAAACTACAAACTTGGCCAACAATGCACCAACCCTCTTCCGCTGCAAACAAGCTCTTCTGCTGCAATGAAGCTCTTGCACTGTAACCAAACTCTTCCGCAGATATGAAGCTCTTTGGCTGCAACCAAGCTCTTCCGCTGCAAACAAGCTGTTCCGGTCAAACTAACCTATTCGCTGCAATGTAGCTCTTCTGCTCTTGCGCTGTTTAATCTGACAAACTGGTTGAACTATTTTGTGATGTGCTTGCTTTTATTACaccttgtttttcaaaagaggcATTTCATTGTCTTCTACGTTTGTACGTCTTTGGATGCTAGCACAAGTTGTCATTGAGCAATTGACTTGTTTGAACTTTTAGAAAGCCTGcatgtatttcatttaaaaatgcctgaatatactgaaaaaaaatgtcagcagatGTGGATGTGCGTTAGCTTTCCGATGTTGCTACTTTCATCTTCATAACATATTCTgatttaaagttatttttaaagtcTCTTATTGCAACTTTGGCCTAAAATCCCCAAATGCTACAATAACCCGCTAACTTGTATTTGGTCTGAGCTATATAGAGAACACAAAACTGAatagtatatttttcaaaatattataagAGTTATTAAATGTGTGTATAAATCATGAAAAGttgggaggaaactcattaAAAAGTAGCAGTCGCTGATGGTGTACTGGTACACAGGCCTGAATTTGGTGCAGGCAGAGTGTGATGGATTGGATTTGATGTTTCAAAGTGTttcaaaatccattcatccattatccaagccgcttatcctcacaagggtcacgagagagccagagcctatccgagctagcTTTGCGCGAAAGGTaaattacaccctgaactggtcaccagttagtCACAGGGCACTGTGtttaaatatgatttattttttcaatagtTTTCATATATCAAGTAGTACAGTTAGAACACGTATAGAAGAGTAATTTTGAGTATTTCCAGTttgtaatcacatttttttgcactgtatggCCTTTTATTGCTGTTCATTGTTTGTTgtcaataaaattgtttttatccccTTTAAATATTTATCTCTTTTCAATTACTTTCTATCATGCAAACCACATTGTGTATTAAATGCGCAACAAAAATCaatactttgctttgcttggcTTTAATCAAGGATCAAATTTTTTCTAACTGATTAAAAAGTGTAGACATGAGATTCATGTGTTACATTAAATTCAATAACCGTCTAAATGACTCTTAGTTAAGAAACGTTTATTACTAACACttacaaatgataaaaatatatatatatatacataaaatggATTGCAAATGGGAACAGTGTGTTCATATGAAACACAGTGTACATGGAATTACAATGTAAAATGGCTCGGTAGATGGTTTGACACTAAAATGGAAGACTGGAATTGTAGGATTTGTTCTTTTTGAACTTGGATTGAAAATAAGCTCCCGTTGCTTTTGCGTGCAGGCGGGCAAGGTGGACAGTTAAGAGGAGCTGCTCAACAGTCACTTGGCAGTTTGCTTTGAAAGGGACGACATCTCCACGTGTGCTAAACAGCATCGCTGCAGGTTAGCAACcctattttgattttttaatcGAGCCATCCTGAACAAGGAAAGAGTAACCGTTGGAACAAGTGGTCTTGTGATGTTGAAGTGCATTCGTGAGCTCGTGAGCTAATTGGCCtaacctgtgtggattttttagCATATTAACACGCAGTTGGGGGACTTATTAGGCAACAAATATCGTCACGGCACCCTTGATACATATTATCTGTAGTCCTTTGCGGCCAGTTGAGTGTTTTTGTCAAACTTTTGTAACTACGTAATAGTGTTGATTCTTCCTGTGCACGTCCTAAGAAGGTCTTATGAGGCATAAAGCTTGTCAAGGCACACTTGTTCGATATTGGATGTCGTTCAAATGTGTTATTACCCTAACCCTgcctatttttttgtgttgagcACATCCTGAGAAGGACATATTAGGccctaaaccaggggtgcccagactttttttttttactccaaaatatacttttcaagcagccagccactCGCGGGCTACTGACTacgggggtgtgggggtgtgaCATGATTCTCCCaatattatgttattaatgttatgtgatatcttatacaaaatatatattgatatatagGGGGAGATGATGCTCCCaatattatgttattaatgttatgtgatatattatactatatataatatagatgtatattttaaaatgcagaattagctttttgtccactatattgtctgtgctttcatcctggataaggctgtgccaaggtggaattttaaaattacacaccatctcatgctgcactttctactttgggttCAGACCTGaactttcccactcggaaaagagaaaatctcatccagtttaatcactttttcttcgattattcacatactccaacagtcattgcatcttaaaacaacagcatttgaGCAGAATGTCTAGGTCATCTTttctctacgttgcccagactgttgcGAATAAAGCAGCGGTTATggacattgatgggctgcgtaagtgctgtaacatttggaattatgagtgtacgtctttaagagtgggggtggggggcgggcgtaaggtaaactaggaaaaagaaagtgtggcggagcagcgtcGTTGTTAGACAAAGTTCcgcgtgctgcctaaaagaaaccagtggcgttttctttttattttttacagtacgtatctgaattgtgccattggatgtaacaaccactcatccctcactcattgaatcacattgtaaaatgccacaaactgaatagctgtatgttatacttttaatttcattggattatttttgcgcgcaacgtggaatatctgcaaagagactgcaacAGCGGTGCACAATCGTGCACGCACGCAGTTTAGATTGAACATtgactgacgtttttttttttttggcacgccgtcccgcgattgaccaagactgcctcacgatcgacgcattaaGCAGCCCTGACTAAAATGTTGTGAGAGCACACTTACTAAATagatatccatctatccattttctttgccgcttttcttcacgagggtcgcaggagtgctggagctaatcccagctgtcaacgggcaggaagcagggtacgctctaaaatggttgccagccaattgcagggcacatcgaaacagctgcactcataatcataccgaagggcaatttagaatttccaattaatgcatgtttttgggatgtgggaggaaaccagagtggccagcgaaaattcacgcaggcacagggagaacgtgcaaactccacacaggcggggcgtgATCGAGTGTACTACCTCCTAGTTTATCTTTAtgtctttaactttttttttttcaagagtatGCTTGAGaagatttaattttctttttaatttctaattaaaATTGGCCGGGATGCGAATGTGCACAACCTTACCCCTCAGCCGGATGCTGCCTCCGGCGGTCCCGGTCCCGAAGTAAATTGAGATTGAGACCCCTGATGtggaccatttaaatcctgtgtactcttggccatcCATCACAAATGTTAGACGCAATGAAGTGGCATGCGATTATTTCTGCCTCCGCTGTGGAATTTGACAGTCGCTATTTACTTTATCCCATTGTAGTGACAAGGGATacctccaaccagttgccgatTGCAATGACTTCCCCAGAGACTCCACGGAACGGTCCACCGAGAGGCGTGGAGGGTGGCGCCTCTCCTCCGAGTTGTTCCGAGACTCTGCAGAGCCGTCCGGCTGAGGACAAGGTGAATGTCAGCACACCTGGCGTGACCAGTGTCGTGCCTGTCTACTTGAGTCCGCAGCAGACTCCGcctagagcaggggtcgggaacctatggctggCGAGCCATATCttgctcttttgatggttgcacatgactcgcggagccctcataacgacatactgtacatgtcatttctgtcgggcaggcaacgcaaatgatgcaGTTTGTCTTCTCGGTGGGAAACTTGAATCGGGGCATCCCCGCCAGTCGTCACTCTAAGGTGGACACATGGGAGACGTGCTTTCagggtaaaaagagtaactgtggtgcgttgtgtttatacagtggaCCCTTAATTATACTGAGTCATATGTGACGCCATGGGTCCTCTGCGGTTAAAAGATTTGGCATTTATGGTTGAAGGTTCTCGACCCCTGGCCTCGAGGCACGCTGGGTGTCATCGCAAAGGATGACTCGAATGTCTTTGTCATTTACTCCACAGAACCATCCACGGATAGGCGCGGAGGGTGGCACCTCTGGTGAGCCTTTTGCCTTGCCTCTACGGAAGCGTCCACGTACAGGCGCGGAGGGTGGTGACTCACCTCCATCTCGCTCCAACATTCGGCGGAGCGGTCCGGCCGAAGACAAGGTGAATGTCAGCTCACCTCGGGTGACGAGAGTGGTGCCTTTGTCCTTTACTCCGCAGAAGCCTCCACCTGGACTCGAGGTGGCTCTAGGTCCTCGAGGCACACTGGGTTTCACGTCACCTGAAAGGATGACTTAAGTGCCTTTGTAATTTACTCCACACAAGCGTACGCCGATAGGCGAAGAGGGTCGCAACCTGCTTAACCCTTTTGCCTGGAATACATCGCTGTCGATGCATCGTGTGTGTTTCGCCTTGACTGCGCTGAGCCAGCTGGTGAATGTAAGCTCACCTCAGGTCACAAGTGTCGTGCATTTGTCCTCTACCAGTCCAGTAACCAGAGCCACGCCTCCTCCACTGCTGATGATTCCGGCAGAACACACAGTGAGTGTCACCTCGCCTCGGTCGAATCGCTCACATCAGTCGATCACTTGAGTGCTTTATCGTTGACTCCACAGAACCCTTCACCTAGAGGCGCTATGACTCTCATGTCATCTGAGATGGGTGGCACCTCAGCTTGTATGGGTCTGACCTCACCTCAGATGGGTCTGACCTCATCTGGGTCGATACATGCAAGGCCTTTGACCTCGGCAGCAGAGAGACGTCCAGCCCGAGGCACGGTGAGTGTCGCCTCAACTCAGTTGTCGAGTGTAGTGTGTTTCTCATTGACTCCGCGGAGACACAATGGTTCTCAGGTCGCTCACCTCAGTCCGTGACTGCACTTCCTTTCTCCTTGACTCCACAGAAGAGTTCAGCTCAAGGCGGGCTGCCTGGCACATCATCACAGGGGCGTCGCAACTCACCTACGTCAATATTTGGTCAGCCTATCAAACTGATTCCACGGAAACGTACAGACGTAGACACAGTGAGTGTCACCCTGCCTCGGTTGACTAGTGTAGTGCGTTTCTCCCTGACTCCGCAGAAACACGGTGGGGCTCAGAACGCTCACCTCAGTCCGTGACCACAGTGCCTTTGTCCTTGACTCCACAGGACCGTTCACCTAGAGGCATGATGGCTGTCACCTCACGTCCGCAGAGTCCGGTGGAGGTCCGCTCACGTCCGTTGAGTCCGGTGGACGTTGCCGCAAATCCACCGAGTCCGGTGGATCTTCAGTCACCTCCATCGAGTCCAGTGGATGTCACGGTACCTCAGTCAAGTCCGGTGGATCTCACGGCACCGCAGTCAGTTCCGGTGGCTCTCTCCTCAACTTCGTCGAGTCCGGTAGATATCTACTTAATTCCATCGAGTTCAGAGGATGGCAACTTTCCTCGCTTGAGTCTGGTGGAAGTCTCCTCGCCTCTGTCAAGTCCTTTGGATGTTGCCGCACATCTGCCTAGTCTGGTGGATCTCCAGTTGCCTCCATTGA comes from Syngnathoides biaculeatus isolate LvHL_M chromosome 21, ASM1980259v1, whole genome shotgun sequence and encodes:
- the LOC133494665 gene encoding mucin-17-like isoform X1 is translated as MLDAMKWHAIISASAVEFDSRYLLYPIVVTRDTSNQLPIAMTSPETPRNGPPRGVEGGASPPSCSETLQSRPAEDKNHPRIGAEGGTSGEPFALPLRKRPRTGAEGGDSPPSRSNIRRSGPAEDKVNVSSPRVTRVVPLSFTPQKPPPGLERTPIGEEGRNLLNPFAWNTSLSMHRVCFALTALSQLVNVSSPQVTSVVHLSSTSPVTRATPPPLLMIPAEHTNPSPRGAMTLMSSEMGGTSACMGLTSPQMGLTSSGSIHARPLTSAAERRPARGTKSSAQGGLPGTSSQGRRNSPTSIFGQPIKLIPRKRTDVDTDRSPRGMMAVTSRPQSPVEVRSRPLSPVDVAANPPSPVDLQSPPSSPVDVTVPQSSPVDLTAPQSVPVALSSTSSSPVDIYLIPSSSEDGNFPRLSLVEVSSPLSSPLDVAAHLPSLVDLQLPPLSPVNVTAPPSSPVDLRSPPLSPVDVTAPQSSPVDVTAPQSSPAAFSSTSSSPVDIYLFLSSSEDGNCPRLSPVEVSSPPSSPVDDTLPCSSTTSPSSIYSGWSSLSSSPQSLALTRSSPVTVSSSGSSPATVTSL
- the LOC133494665 gene encoding mucin-17-like isoform X3: MTSPETPRNGPPRGVEGGASPPSCSETLQSRPAEDKNHPRIGAEGGTSGEPFALPLRKRPRTGAEGGDSPPSRSNIRRSGPAEDKVNVSSPRVTRVVPLSFTPQKPPPGLERTPIGEEGRNLLNPFAWNTSLSMHRVCFALTALSQLVNVSSPQVTSVVHLSSTSPVTRATPPPLLMIPAEHTNPSPRGAMTLMSSEMGGTSACMGLTSPQMGLTSSGSIHARPLTSAAERRPARGTKSSAQGGLPGTSSQGRRNSPTSIFGQPIKLIPRKRTDVDTDRSPRGMMAVTSRPQSPVEVRSRPLSPVDVAANPPSPVDLQSPPSSPVDVTVPQSSPVDLTAPQSVPVALSSTSSSPVDIYLIPSSSEDGNFPRLSLVEVSSPLSSPLDVAAHLPSLVDLQLPPLSPVNVTAPPSSPVDLRSPPLSPVDVTAPQSSPVDVTAPQSSPAAFSSTSSSPVDIYLFLSSSEDGNCPRLSPVEVSSPPSSPVDDTLPCSSTTSPSSIYSGWSSLSSSPQSLALTRSSPVTVSSSGSSPATVTSL
- the LOC133494665 gene encoding mucin-17-like isoform X2 codes for the protein MLDAMKWHAIISASAVEFDSRYLLYPIVVTRDTSNQLPIAMTSPETPRNGPPRGVEGGASPPSCSETLQSRPAEDKNHPRIGAEGGTSGEPFALPLRKRPRTGAEGGDSPPSRSNIRRSGPAEDKRTPIGEEGRNLLNPFAWNTSLSMHRVCFALTALSQLVNVSSPQVTSVVHLSSTSPVTRATPPPLLMIPAEHTNPSPRGAMTLMSSEMGGTSACMGLTSPQMGLTSSGSIHARPLTSAAERRPARGTKSSAQGGLPGTSSQGRRNSPTSIFGQPIKLIPRKRTDVDTDRSPRGMMAVTSRPQSPVEVRSRPLSPVDVAANPPSPVDLQSPPSSPVDVTVPQSSPVDLTAPQSVPVALSSTSSSPVDIYLIPSSSEDGNFPRLSLVEVSSPLSSPLDVAAHLPSLVDLQLPPLSPVNVTAPPSSPVDLRSPPLSPVDVTAPQSSPVDVTAPQSSPAAFSSTSSSPVDIYLFLSSSEDGNCPRLSPVEVSSPPSSPVDDTLPCSSTTSPSSIYSGWSSLSSSPQSLALTRSSPVTVSSSGSSPATVTSL